One segment of Acidobacteriota bacterium DNA contains the following:
- a CDS encoding methyltransferase domain-containing protein, translated as MAEISRLLNSDNPLCVLDLGSTSANNIRFLTAKGHKNYSEDLLQASLDPDIHVKNPAGESVPDDKKFLEENLTYQNGLFDVVLCWNLPDYMEESLVKPTIDRLWSVMKPGGLLLVFFHTRDAGPDAPCYRFHITGTDMLEMQEVQLSAKGGKQNPRLQRVFNNRNIENLFRDFASIKFFLARDAIREVLLVR; from the coding sequence ATGGCTGAAATCTCGCGGCTGCTGAATTCCGATAATCCTCTGTGCGTACTCGATCTGGGATCGACATCGGCCAATAACATTCGTTTTCTGACGGCCAAGGGACACAAGAATTACAGCGAGGATCTGCTGCAGGCTTCGCTCGATCCGGATATCCATGTAAAGAATCCGGCGGGTGAGTCGGTTCCGGACGACAAGAAATTTCTCGAAGAGAATCTCACCTATCAAAACGGATTGTTCGACGTTGTGCTGTGCTGGAATCTTCCGGACTACATGGAAGAGAGTCTGGTGAAGCCGACGATCGATCGTCTGTGGTCGGTGATGAAGCCGGGTGGACTGCTGCTGGTGTTCTTTCATACCCGGGATGCTGGACCCGATGCGCCCTGCTACCGCTTCCACATCACGGGCACCGATATGCTGGAGATGCAGGAAGTGCAGTTGTCGGCCAAGGGCGGGAAGCAGAATCCGCGACTGCAGCGGGTATTCAACAACCGCAATATTGAAAACCTGTTCCGCGACTTCGCTTCGATTAAATTCTTCCTTGCGCGCGACGCCATCCGTGAAGTGCTGCTGGTTCGCTGA
- a CDS encoding polymer-forming cytoskeletal protein, translated as MDAPKTGDFAHIGKSVVVKGELSGSEDLYVDGNVEGSIELRNNSLTIGPNGKIKATVTAKTVVIMGKIEGAVTASDRIELKKSAIVNGDMTTQRIAIEEGAAFQGKVDIQREAGKAANS; from the coding sequence ATGGACGCTCCGAAGACGGGCGATTTTGCCCACATCGGCAAGTCGGTGGTAGTCAAAGGAGAGCTGTCGGGCTCTGAAGACTTGTACGTGGACGGGAACGTGGAGGGCAGCATTGAGCTGCGCAACAACAGCCTGACGATTGGCCCGAATGGAAAAATCAAGGCGACGGTGACTGCGAAAACCGTGGTGATCATGGGCAAGATCGAAGGAGCGGTCACTGCGTCCGATCGAATTGAACTGAAGAAGTCGGCGATCGTGAACGGCGACATGACCACCCAGAGGATTGCCATTGAGGAAGGCGCGGCCTTCCAGGGAAAAGTTGATATTCAGAGGGAAGCCGGCAAGGCAGCGAATTCTTGA